A stretch of the Glutamicibacter sp. JL.03c genome encodes the following:
- a CDS encoding site-2 protease family protein — protein sequence MSDTQEKAPGIKLGRIGGVPVYLSSSWFIITAVITISVGLQLSRSQWIPAFNAYLMGFACAAVIAIAVLIHEVAHAMTARAFKWPDAHIVLTLMGGHTQFGSFKAKPGASLWVALSGPVSNFVLAGLGWLIIQNLELGIYSKLLLDFFVYANLLLGAFNALPGLPLDGGRLVESIVWKATGSQFKGTIASSWVGRAIAVGVVFFFVVYPYLRGEEIQIITAVVGLMVAVFMWQATTGLIAHSKMMLNLPTVIASDLMKPASAMLSQVTVADVFARQSQRGGEIILADGKGMPVGVVDAQAISRVDRDRAAEVPALAVARALGHGAIVAASSDGRALIDYLASVSSVEYAVISDQGHVVGLLHQRDIVKAVTGRRK from the coding sequence GTGAGCGACACTCAAGAAAAAGCTCCCGGAATAAAGCTAGGCCGTATTGGCGGCGTTCCGGTATACCTGTCGAGCTCGTGGTTCATTATCACCGCCGTCATCACCATTTCGGTGGGGCTTCAGTTATCACGCAGCCAATGGATTCCGGCATTCAACGCCTACCTCATGGGTTTCGCTTGTGCCGCGGTGATTGCCATTGCGGTGCTGATCCATGAGGTCGCGCACGCCATGACCGCCCGTGCCTTCAAATGGCCTGATGCGCACATCGTCTTGACGCTGATGGGCGGGCACACCCAGTTCGGATCCTTCAAAGCCAAGCCGGGGGCCTCGCTTTGGGTCGCGCTCTCGGGGCCTGTGTCGAACTTTGTGCTTGCCGGCCTTGGCTGGCTGATCATCCAGAACCTTGAACTCGGCATTTACTCGAAGCTTCTCCTGGATTTCTTCGTATACGCCAACCTCCTGCTGGGGGCCTTTAACGCATTGCCAGGGTTGCCCCTGGATGGCGGCCGGCTGGTCGAATCAATCGTTTGGAAAGCGACCGGTTCCCAGTTCAAGGGGACTATCGCCTCCAGCTGGGTTGGCCGAGCTATCGCAGTGGGAGTCGTCTTCTTCTTTGTCGTCTACCCATATTTGCGCGGCGAAGAAATCCAGATCATCACCGCCGTGGTCGGGCTGATGGTCGCGGTGTTCATGTGGCAGGCTACCACCGGGCTGATTGCGCATTCGAAAATGATGTTGAACCTACCCACCGTCATCGCCTCGGACTTGATGAAGCCGGCCTCGGCCATGCTGTCCCAGGTTACGGTTGCCGACGTCTTCGCGCGCCAGAGCCAGCGCGGGGGCGAAATCATTCTTGCTGACGGGAAGGGGATGCCGGTTGGCGTTGTCGACGCCCAGGCTATTTCGCGTGTGGATCGCGACCGTGCCGCGGAAGTACCGGCATTGGCCGTTGCCCGTGCGTTGGGCCACGGTGCCATCGTGGCTGCAAGTTCAGACGGGCGAGCACTGATCGACTATCTTGCCAGCGTCAGTTCGGTCGAATACGCGGTGATCAGCGATCAAGGACATGTTGTTGGCCTGTTGCATCAGCGGGATATCGTCAAAGCCGTCACCGGACGACGCAAGTAA
- the pafA gene encoding Pup--protein ligase, which yields MDRRIFGLETEFGLTYVPSDGRRLTPEDAARHLFKPVVNWGRSSNVFLENGSRLYLDVGSHPEYATAECDQVQQLIAHDRAGEAFMLDLVDQAEDQLLEEGHEGRIYMFKNNVDSAGNSYGCHENYLIPRKIEFKRLADMLIPFLVTRQLLCGAGHLITEDDQTKFVFSQRADHMWEGVSSATTRSRPIINTRDEPHADAEYHRRLHVIVGDSTMSETTQLLKIGATDLVLRLIESGEIYHDLRLENPIRSIRQISHDFNGQTMVRLMGGDEPTALQIQWILFESVTEFVKRHGAHHDQVDRVLELWERTLVAIESENYSLIDQDIDWAIKHKLLHGYAQKNSLELSSPRLAQLNLTYHDIDPARGLFHLLKRRGLVSSVVSDADIRDAVNNPPATTRAAIRSKFIRAARANGRRYSADWVHMKYEDEPGGIVLCKDPFAINDPEVDKLIDLMGQRP from the coding sequence GTGGATCGCAGAATTTTCGGGCTGGAAACAGAATTCGGACTAACCTACGTCCCTTCTGACGGACGCCGGCTGACTCCGGAAGATGCCGCACGGCATCTGTTCAAACCAGTGGTCAACTGGGGGCGAAGCTCCAACGTCTTCCTGGAGAACGGATCACGGCTCTATCTGGATGTTGGGTCTCATCCGGAATACGCCACCGCCGAATGCGATCAGGTGCAACAACTCATCGCACATGACCGCGCCGGTGAAGCCTTCATGCTTGATCTTGTGGACCAGGCCGAAGACCAGTTGCTGGAAGAAGGCCATGAAGGCCGAATCTACATGTTCAAAAACAATGTGGACTCGGCAGGCAACTCCTATGGCTGCCATGAAAACTATTTGATTCCCCGCAAGATCGAGTTCAAACGGCTTGCCGACATGCTCATCCCGTTCTTGGTCACCCGGCAACTTCTCTGCGGTGCCGGGCATCTGATCACAGAGGACGATCAAACCAAGTTCGTCTTTTCCCAGCGCGCCGATCACATGTGGGAAGGCGTGTCGTCTGCCACGACCCGTTCGCGTCCGATCATCAATACCCGCGATGAACCGCACGCTGACGCGGAATACCATCGCCGTCTGCATGTTATCGTGGGCGATTCCACCATGAGCGAGACCACTCAGCTGCTCAAGATCGGTGCCACCGACCTCGTTCTGCGCTTGATCGAATCCGGTGAGATCTACCATGATCTGCGTCTGGAAAACCCGATTCGTTCCATCCGCCAGATCTCGCATGACTTTAATGGCCAAACCATGGTCCGCCTGATGGGCGGGGACGAGCCTACTGCGTTGCAGATCCAATGGATCCTTTTCGAATCCGTGACCGAGTTCGTTAAGCGCCACGGCGCCCACCATGATCAAGTCGATCGAGTGCTTGAGCTGTGGGAGCGGACCTTGGTCGCGATCGAAAGCGAAAATTATTCGCTCATCGACCAGGACATCGACTGGGCCATCAAACATAAGCTGCTGCACGGCTACGCGCAGAAGAACTCGCTGGAGTTGTCTTCGCCGCGCCTGGCGCAGCTGAACTTGACCTATCACGATATCGACCCGGCTCGTGGCCTTTTCCATCTGCTGAAACGGCGTGGACTGGTTTCGAGCGTTGTCAGCGATGCGGACATCCGCGATGCCGTGAACAATCCACCGGCTACGACGCGCGCAGCGATCCGAAGCAAGTTTATCCGTGCCGCTCGAGCCAATGGCCGGCGCTACAGTGCAGACTGGGTTCATATGAAATATGAGGACGAGCCGGGTGGAATCGTGCTCTGCAAGGACCCGTTTGCAATCAACGACCCCGAAGTGGATAAGCTCATTGACCTCATGGGTCAGCGTCCCTAA
- the dop gene encoding depupylase/deamidase Dop has translation MSARRLVGLETEYGIIRPQMPKANATVLSAQIVDAYAQLVAEQSSSAAAARWDYADESPLQDARGFSMDRGQAHPSQLTDAEPELEEQGIWTAESIALDGNDARVGSTLYQEKDSNDVVMNMVLGNGARLYVDHAHPEYSSPESLTPRAAVLWDQAGDEVMRRAARTAARLGSGELLLYKNNTDNKSVSYGAHENYLIPRAVEFPSIVQGLTPFFVSRQIYCGAGRVGQGMLNEEPAFQISQRADFFEAEVGLETTINRPIINTRDEPHANWDKYRRLHVIIGDANLGQISTLLRVGTTNLVLSLIEANMAPNLELVDPVQALQQISHDPSLKTRVKFRGGLELSAVEIQRLYLEASEKYCAQRGLEDSDTTEILTRWARILDVLEHDPMQAADQIDWIAKYKLISGFTHRHQLSLADPRVAMMDLQWADLRTDKGLYYRLAARGAIQTLFSQDEINQAVETPPQDTRAYLRGMALQRYAPYVVAANWDALSFAVPGARKISRFHMPEPLQGTRQSVGELFDAELEISEFIDELARRR, from the coding sequence ATGAGCGCGCGCCGCCTCGTCGGGCTGGAAACCGAATACGGCATCATCCGACCGCAAATGCCCAAGGCCAATGCAACCGTGCTTTCAGCGCAAATTGTTGATGCCTACGCGCAACTGGTCGCCGAGCAGAGTTCCTCTGCGGCCGCGGCGCGCTGGGACTATGCCGATGAATCTCCCTTGCAGGATGCCCGCGGATTCTCGATGGACCGCGGCCAAGCGCATCCGAGCCAGCTGACGGATGCGGAGCCGGAGCTCGAAGAGCAAGGTATCTGGACCGCGGAATCCATTGCCCTGGACGGCAATGACGCGCGCGTGGGTTCAACCCTTTACCAGGAGAAGGACTCCAATGATGTCGTGATGAACATGGTGCTGGGCAACGGGGCACGCCTCTATGTCGACCATGCGCATCCGGAATATTCAAGTCCCGAATCATTGACTCCCCGCGCTGCCGTCCTGTGGGATCAAGCCGGCGATGAGGTCATGCGCCGTGCTGCTCGCACGGCCGCGCGGTTGGGCAGCGGCGAGTTGTTGCTCTATAAGAACAACACCGACAACAAGTCGGTATCCTACGGGGCGCACGAGAATTATTTGATTCCCCGGGCCGTTGAATTCCCGTCCATCGTCCAGGGGCTGACACCATTTTTCGTCAGCCGCCAGATCTACTGTGGCGCCGGACGGGTGGGGCAAGGCATGCTCAACGAGGAGCCTGCATTCCAGATTTCGCAGCGTGCGGATTTTTTTGAAGCTGAAGTTGGACTGGAAACCACGATTAATCGTCCAATCATCAACACCCGCGATGAGCCGCATGCCAACTGGGATAAGTACCGTCGCCTCCATGTGATCATTGGTGACGCCAACCTAGGCCAGATCTCAACACTGCTCAGGGTGGGGACCACCAATTTGGTGCTCTCTTTGATCGAAGCAAATATGGCACCAAACCTGGAACTAGTCGACCCGGTTCAGGCGCTGCAGCAAATCAGCCACGACCCGAGCCTCAAAACCAGGGTCAAATTCCGCGGGGGACTGGAGCTTTCGGCCGTCGAAATCCAGAGGCTCTACCTTGAAGCCAGCGAGAAGTACTGTGCCCAAAGGGGCCTGGAGGATTCGGATACCACGGAGATCCTGACTCGGTGGGCCCGGATCCTGGACGTCCTTGAGCATGATCCGATGCAGGCGGCCGACCAGATTGACTGGATTGCCAAGTACAAGCTCATCAGCGGATTCACCCATCGGCACCAGCTCTCGCTCGCTGATCCGCGTGTCGCGATGATGGATTTGCAATGGGCCGATCTGCGCACCGACAAGGGCCTCTACTACCGCCTGGCTGCGCGAGGCGCGATCCAGACGTTGTTCAGCCAGGACGAAATCAACCAGGCAGTTGAAACGCCGCCCCAGGACACCCGCGCCTACCTTCGCGGCATGGCACTCCAGCGCTATGCGCCATATGTGGTTGCCGCCAACTGGGACGCATTGTCCTTCGCGGTCCCGGGCGCCCGGAAGATCAGCCGATTCCACATGCCCGAACCCTTGCAGGGGACCCGTCAGAGCGTTGGCGAATTGTTCGACGCTGAATTGGAAATTTCGGAATTTATCGACGAATTGGCTCGACGCAGGTAA
- the mshC gene encoding cysteine--1-D-myo-inosityl 2-amino-2-deoxy-alpha-D-glucopyranoside ligase, with amino-acid sequence MHAWKNPEVPQVAGSAPILELFNTATGNLQATAPADAANAAASMYVCGITPYDATHMGHASTYVTFDLVHRTWLDSGRAVDYSQNITDVDDPLLERAEATGVDWRDLAEQQIQLFRDDMEALNVIPPQNYIGAVESIEWLVPVVEQLLDAGLAYRVPAGADGVEGDIYFDTYAAENDAWKLGSVSNYDRETMLGFFAERGGDPEREGKRDALDPLLWRAAREGEPSWDGGKLGTGRPGWHIECSVIARKTLPAPFTVQGGGSDLIFPHHEFSAAHAAAGDHQQLAQTYVHTGMVGLDGEKMSKSLGNLVLVSKLRAAGVEPVAIRAVLLSQHYRTNWFWTEELLTEAQKRVALWRERLVGTGLAEATALLTRIRSRMATDLDAPGALNAVDQWAAQPAEGSGDGEQLLRDGLDALLGLKL; translated from the coding sequence GTGCACGCGTGGAAAAACCCTGAAGTACCTCAGGTGGCTGGTTCAGCACCAATCTTGGAACTCTTCAACACCGCCACGGGTAACCTGCAGGCCACCGCACCTGCGGATGCGGCCAATGCAGCCGCCAGTATGTACGTCTGCGGGATCACCCCGTACGACGCCACCCATATGGGGCATGCGTCCACCTACGTGACCTTCGACCTGGTGCACCGCACGTGGTTGGACAGCGGTCGTGCCGTCGACTATTCGCAGAATATCACCGATGTCGACGACCCCCTGCTCGAACGTGCGGAGGCCACCGGCGTGGATTGGCGCGATCTCGCTGAGCAGCAGATTCAGCTGTTCCGCGACGACATGGAAGCATTGAACGTGATTCCGCCACAGAACTACATTGGCGCCGTCGAGTCCATCGAATGGCTGGTTCCGGTCGTTGAGCAGCTGCTTGACGCAGGCCTGGCCTACCGCGTTCCTGCTGGCGCCGACGGTGTTGAAGGCGACATCTACTTTGACACCTATGCAGCCGAGAACGACGCATGGAAATTGGGATCTGTCTCCAACTATGACCGTGAAACCATGCTGGGATTCTTTGCCGAACGCGGCGGTGATCCCGAGCGCGAGGGCAAGCGCGATGCACTGGATCCGTTGCTGTGGCGCGCGGCCCGTGAAGGGGAGCCATCGTGGGATGGGGGCAAGCTGGGCACCGGCCGCCCGGGATGGCATATCGAGTGTTCGGTGATCGCTCGCAAGACCTTGCCGGCGCCGTTCACTGTCCAAGGTGGCGGGTCTGACCTGATCTTCCCGCACCACGAATTCTCCGCAGCGCATGCGGCCGCTGGCGATCACCAGCAGCTCGCGCAAACCTACGTGCATACCGGCATGGTTGGTCTGGACGGCGAAAAGATGAGCAAGTCACTGGGCAACCTGGTCTTGGTCTCCAAGCTGCGTGCCGCTGGAGTCGAGCCGGTGGCGATTCGCGCCGTGCTGCTCTCTCAGCACTACCGCACCAACTGGTTCTGGACCGAGGAATTGCTGACCGAGGCCCAGAAGCGTGTTGCCTTGTGGCGCGAACGCCTCGTAGGTACCGGACTGGCCGAAGCCACCGCGCTATTGACTCGCATCCGCTCGCGGATGGCCACTGACCTTGACGCGCCAGGAGCGTTAAACGCCGTTGACCAGTGGGCGGCGCAGCCGGCTGAAGGCAGCGGCGATGGCGAACAGCTGTTGCGTGACGGGTTGGACGCGTTGCTGGGTCTCAAGTTGTAG
- the arc gene encoding proteasome ATPase: MTERQVNVLRDKNRNLDKQLAGLSGNNQRLVALLETTREQIITLKAALEKDGETPFSYGTVVSKHPRQHPEPGTGIESTGVQAVDVIYSGRKMRVAVSPLMDFDSVLVGQQVLLNEALVVVAALGFEETGELVTVKELLENNLAVVMARADDQRVIELADPLRRTHLRVGDQLTVDSRSGMAVSRVQLTDMQSLVLEEVPEISYSDIGGLNSQIEAIKDSVELPFTHPELYREHGLSAPKGILLYGPPGCGKTLIAKAVAHSLAQRVVERKEGTSTRSYFLNIKGPELLDKYVGETERHIRLIFARAREKALHGDPVVVFFDEMEALFRTRGTGVSSDVETTIVPQLLAEIDGVERLDNVIVIGASNREDMIDPAILRPGRLDVKIKIRRPDAQGASEIFSKYLTTDLPLHDTELAADHNNGDATIRRMIDSTVAEMYSTERINEFLEVTYVTGQTEILYFKDFASGAVIHNIVDRAKKHAIKALITSGERGLKQEYLLRAVREEFAEHEDMPNTTNPDDWARISGRKGERISNIRSLVNRQAAS; encoded by the coding sequence ATGACCGAACGCCAGGTCAATGTGCTGCGCGACAAAAACCGCAACCTCGACAAGCAACTTGCCGGGCTCAGCGGAAACAACCAGCGGTTGGTCGCATTGCTGGAAACGACGCGCGAACAAATCATCACGTTGAAAGCCGCCCTGGAAAAGGACGGCGAGACCCCATTCAGCTACGGCACTGTCGTCTCCAAGCACCCGCGCCAGCACCCGGAACCTGGAACAGGCATCGAGTCCACTGGGGTGCAGGCAGTCGACGTGATTTATTCCGGCCGCAAAATGCGCGTCGCCGTCAGCCCGCTGATGGATTTCGACTCCGTGCTGGTCGGTCAGCAGGTTTTGCTGAACGAAGCATTGGTCGTCGTTGCCGCCTTGGGATTTGAGGAAACCGGAGAATTAGTCACGGTCAAGGAGCTGCTGGAGAACAACCTGGCAGTGGTGATGGCCCGTGCAGACGATCAGCGGGTCATCGAACTAGCGGATCCGTTGCGCAGGACGCACTTGCGAGTGGGCGACCAGCTGACCGTTGATTCCCGCAGCGGCATGGCGGTCAGCCGCGTGCAGCTGACCGATATGCAGTCCCTGGTTCTGGAAGAAGTCCCCGAAATCTCCTACTCGGACATCGGAGGACTGAACTCGCAGATCGAGGCCATCAAGGACTCGGTAGAACTGCCATTCACTCATCCGGAGCTCTACCGCGAACATGGGCTGAGCGCACCCAAGGGCATCTTGCTCTATGGCCCTCCGGGCTGCGGCAAGACACTGATCGCCAAGGCTGTCGCCCATTCATTGGCCCAACGTGTTGTTGAACGCAAAGAAGGCACCAGCACCCGAAGCTACTTCCTGAACATCAAAGGGCCGGAGCTGCTGGACAAATACGTCGGTGAGACCGAACGCCATATTCGCCTGATCTTCGCCCGCGCTCGGGAAAAGGCGCTGCACGGCGATCCAGTCGTGGTGTTCTTCGACGAAATGGAAGCTCTGTTCCGCACCCGCGGGACCGGCGTATCCTCCGACGTGGAGACCACGATCGTTCCACAGCTGCTGGCAGAAATCGATGGCGTGGAACGGCTGGACAACGTCATTGTCATCGGCGCATCAAACCGCGAAGACATGATTGATCCTGCCATCCTGCGACCAGGTCGCCTTGACGTGAAGATCAAGATCCGCCGGCCAGACGCCCAGGGCGCCAGCGAGATCTTCAGCAAGTATCTGACCACAGACCTGCCATTGCACGACACCGAGCTGGCAGCCGATCATAACAACGGTGATGCCACGATCCGCCGAATGATCGATTCCACTGTTGCTGAAATGTACTCCACCGAGCGGATCAACGAATTCCTTGAAGTCACCTACGTCACCGGGCAGACCGAGATTCTGTATTTCAAGGATTTCGCCTCGGGAGCGGTGATTCACAACATCGTCGACCGCGCGAAGAAGCACGCGATCAAAGCTCTGATCACCTCGGGCGAGCGTGGCTTGAAGCAGGAATACCTGCTGCGCGCCGTTCGGGAAGAATTCGCTGAGCACGAAGATATGCCAAACACCACCAACCCGGATGACTGGGCGCGAATCTCCGGACGAAAGGGCGAGCGGATCAGCAATATCCGCTCCCTGGTCAACCGCCAGGCCGCTTCATGA
- a CDS encoding proteasome assembly chaperone family protein — protein sequence MDKDFHTPTLNTYIAESHHEIRPTIVVAAFEGWNDAGSAATDAVRLLLEENTYEHIATIGEDDFYDYQFSRPKTRRTAQGRMVEWPRTEIFKMALPHAAADLLVVLGVEPTFKWQSFCAQIIDVVQEHNAQAILTLGALLADVPHTRPVPTSLSSDDPRLQEHFKIEASNYEGPSGIPTILGIEFERREIASMSLWAQLSHYVAQSPSPRVQLAFIEMLEELLPISVSDQQLRDDALAWKHGVDELAAADPDVAKYVKQLEEATDTSDLPEASGESIAREFERYLRRRGKFRPDGSGADFEI from the coding sequence ATGGACAAGGATTTCCACACCCCAACGCTGAATACCTATATCGCCGAGTCACACCATGAGATTCGCCCCACTATCGTGGTGGCGGCCTTTGAAGGATGGAATGACGCCGGTTCGGCGGCAACTGATGCCGTTCGACTGCTCCTGGAAGAAAACACCTACGAGCATATCGCCACCATCGGCGAAGACGACTTCTATGACTACCAGTTCTCCCGCCCCAAGACGCGTCGCACCGCCCAAGGACGCATGGTTGAATGGCCACGCACCGAAATCTTCAAGATGGCTCTCCCCCACGCCGCCGCGGACCTATTGGTAGTCCTAGGCGTCGAGCCTACTTTCAAATGGCAAAGCTTCTGCGCCCAAATCATCGACGTGGTACAGGAACATAACGCGCAAGCCATCTTGACGTTGGGCGCATTGCTGGCGGATGTCCCGCACACCCGCCCGGTGCCAACCTCATTATCTAGTGATGACCCGCGACTTCAAGAGCACTTTAAAATCGAAGCATCCAACTACGAGGGCCCCTCCGGCATCCCGACCATCCTGGGAATCGAATTCGAACGTCGGGAGATTGCCAGCATGTCGCTGTGGGCGCAGCTCTCGCATTACGTGGCCCAGTCCCCCAGCCCGCGTGTCCAGCTAGCCTTCATTGAGATGCTTGAGGAGCTTCTGCCGATCTCGGTGTCAGATCAGCAGCTGCGCGATGACGCACTGGCGTGGAAGCACGGTGTTGACGAGCTGGCGGCGGCGGATCCGGATGTGGCCAAGTACGTCAAGCAGCTCGAAGAAGCTACGGATACGAGCGATTTGCCTGAGGCCAGCGGCGAGTCCATTGCCCGCGAATTCGAACGCTATTTGCGCCGCCGCGGGAAGTTCCGTCCAGACGGGTCAGGAGCCGATTTCGAAATTTGA
- a CDS encoding tRNA (adenine-N1)-methyltransferase produces the protein MSEANSQAPHGAAARRGPFRVGDRVQLTDEKRRINTITLQNGGEFHTHKGVLPHEAIIGLPEGSVIENIDGFRYQALRPLAKDFVLSMPRGATVVYPKDAAQIVQFGDIFPGARVVEAGVGSGALSISLLRAVGDEGFLHSFERREEFADIARGNVSTVFGGDHPSWKISIGDFQDKVVELEEPGSVDRVVLDMLSPWECLDAVATVLAPGGVWTNYVSSVTQMSRVVEAIRASGQFTEPECFETLVRGWHVDGLAVRPDHRMVAHTAFLITCRRLADSVDGIPKAKRIKEHSYSAEDLSAWTRDHDEQEWSAEALGERGISDKKLRRAARDAHQAVRVRDALGAEADSNE, from the coding sequence GTGAGCGAAGCCAACAGCCAGGCACCCCACGGTGCGGCAGCCCGTCGTGGACCATTCCGCGTGGGCGACCGCGTGCAGCTGACCGACGAAAAGCGCCGGATCAACACCATCACCTTGCAAAACGGTGGTGAGTTCCATACCCACAAGGGTGTCCTGCCGCATGAGGCCATTATTGGCCTGCCTGAGGGCTCTGTCATCGAGAATATCGATGGCTTCCGATACCAGGCACTTCGACCGCTGGCCAAGGACTTCGTTCTCTCGATGCCTCGTGGCGCAACCGTGGTGTATCCAAAGGATGCGGCTCAGATCGTCCAGTTCGGCGACATTTTCCCAGGCGCACGCGTGGTCGAAGCCGGTGTCGGTTCTGGCGCGCTGTCGATTTCCCTGCTTCGCGCCGTTGGCGATGAAGGATTCCTGCACTCCTTCGAACGCCGCGAAGAGTTCGCCGACATTGCCCGAGGCAATGTGTCCACCGTTTTCGGTGGCGATCATCCTTCATGGAAGATCTCCATCGGCGATTTCCAGGACAAGGTCGTCGAGCTTGAAGAGCCAGGCAGCGTGGATCGAGTAGTACTCGATATGCTCAGCCCGTGGGAATGCCTGGACGCTGTAGCCACCGTTCTTGCGCCAGGCGGCGTATGGACTAACTATGTCTCCTCAGTGACGCAGATGTCGCGTGTAGTTGAAGCCATTCGTGCTTCCGGGCAGTTCACCGAGCCAGAGTGCTTCGAGACCTTGGTACGTGGCTGGCACGTCGACGGATTGGCTGTGCGTCCGGACCACCGAATGGTGGCTCATACTGCCTTCCTGATTACCTGCCGTCGTTTGGCCGATTCAGTAGATGGAATTCCCAAGGCCAAGCGGATCAAGGAGCACTCTTACTCAGCGGAAGACTTGAGCGCGTGGACTCGCGACCATGATGAGCAGGAGTGGAGCGCCGAAGCACTGGGCGAACGAGGAATTTCGGATAAGAAGCTCCGTCGTGCTGCTCGGGACGCGCATCAGGCTGTCCGAGTGCGTGATGCCCTGGGGGCCGAGGCGGACTCCAACGAGTAG
- a CDS encoding ubiquitin-like protein Pup, with translation MTQESFSARRNTQSQSAETEQVQVNTTGQSAGVDDLLDEIDSVLESNAEEFVRGFVQKGGQ, from the coding sequence ATGACTCAGGAAAGCTTCTCAGCTCGCCGCAACACACAAAGCCAGTCAGCGGAAACCGAACAGGTGCAGGTTAACACCACCGGCCAATCAGCAGGCGTTGATGACTTGCTCGACGAGATCGATTCTGTCCTTGAATCCAATGCCGAGGAATTCGTCCGCGGTTTCGTTCAAAAGGGCGGCCAGTAA
- a CDS encoding HAD family hydrolase, producing the protein MPSTSFDFNSGSAPSTPHAVLWDMDGTLIDTEPYWIVAEAELVAAHGGTWTEEQGLSLVGSALPNSAKILQEAGVNLPAREIIELLSSQVVAGLRKEIPWRPGARELLAACHAAGIPQALVTMSERSIVKELMDQLPQGTFQASVTGEEVSLGKPHPEPYLTGLRLLQEASGKELSAEKCIGFEDSVPGIASASAAGLHAVLVPNATDPGDGKWRRIDSLDGVDVEEMTRWLVQVSA; encoded by the coding sequence ATGCCAAGCACCAGTTTTGACTTTAATTCCGGATCAGCGCCCAGTACACCGCATGCGGTCCTCTGGGATATGGACGGCACTTTGATCGACACCGAACCCTACTGGATCGTTGCCGAGGCGGAACTGGTGGCAGCCCATGGCGGAACGTGGACTGAAGAGCAGGGGCTATCCCTGGTCGGAAGCGCGCTGCCTAATTCGGCGAAGATTTTGCAAGAAGCCGGGGTCAACTTGCCGGCGCGTGAAATCATCGAGCTGCTGAGTTCCCAGGTCGTGGCCGGACTGCGCAAGGAAATTCCCTGGCGGCCTGGGGCCCGCGAACTGCTGGCAGCCTGCCATGCAGCGGGCATTCCCCAGGCCCTGGTGACGATGTCTGAACGCAGCATCGTCAAGGAGCTCATGGACCAGTTGCCGCAAGGCACCTTCCAGGCTTCGGTGACAGGGGAAGAAGTTAGCCTAGGCAAGCCCCATCCTGAACCGTACTTGACCGGTTTACGCCTGCTTCAGGAAGCCTCCGGCAAAGAACTTAGCGCGGAGAAGTGCATCGGGTTTGAAGATTCGGTACCAGGCATCGCTTCGGCCTCGGCTGCGGGATTGCATGCTGTCCTGGTGCCAAACGCCACGGATCCAGGCGATGGAAAGTGGCGTCGGATAGATAGTTTAGACGGGGTTGATGTGGAAGAAATGACTCGATGGTTGGTGCAGGTTAGCGCGTGA